In Picosynechococcus sp. PCC 7002, the following are encoded in one genomic region:
- a CDS encoding ParA family protein codes for MSNLNLKDAWLSLAPDANEPQIEAMLMRPAILPFLGFELNEIESQYLVGNGGAKVDLAARKNYGDDIFCHTKANPSLLIELKKRQLDLSFGSNDYKKTVSQLKGYLHPKSKHCHSAKWGIITNAEYIQLFRRHGKVVYPYTKNIKLTADNIDEKIKLIKHYIDNQKRSLFVAIYNNKGGVGKTTTVINLAGILSLPQGKPDNSLGFDKKVLVVDFDPNQKDLTDLLDVKLGKLKLSEYLQDHKNHDIQDVISRYTLKTKSGKEYGFDVIPVDEELHQEQTQYTKYLTKSFLRRSLNPLKNNYDYILIDSPPGTNRFTEEAIAAADVILMPSKHNGIASFKNAATAMKTIFPMLGESRRQFDVDAEKFGIASELSDPVPLPIFFNGEAITPTQKRQAQEAITKIIKQAKKEEQIDLMRFFFPKYRPAHKNLEIFEMPSYAHIASAAFSNRPAVFTSKKAREYYRDLVREYFI; via the coding sequence ATGTCAAATCTCAATCTCAAAGATGCTTGGTTGTCATTAGCTCCCGATGCAAATGAGCCGCAAATTGAAGCAATGTTAATGAGACCCGCAATTTTACCTTTTTTGGGATTTGAATTAAATGAAATTGAGAGCCAATACTTAGTCGGGAATGGTGGAGCAAAAGTTGACTTAGCGGCTCGCAAGAATTATGGGGATGATATCTTTTGTCATACTAAAGCAAATCCATCATTGCTCATTGAACTAAAAAAAAGACAACTTGATTTAAGTTTTGGCTCTAACGATTATAAAAAAACAGTCAGCCAACTCAAGGGTTATTTACATCCAAAATCAAAACATTGCCATTCTGCTAAATGGGGAATCATTACCAACGCAGAATATATTCAATTATTTCGACGGCACGGAAAAGTCGTTTATCCCTACACCAAAAATATAAAATTAACGGCTGATAATATCGATGAAAAAATTAAGCTTATTAAGCATTATATCGATAATCAAAAACGCTCATTGTTCGTTGCTATCTACAATAATAAAGGCGGTGTCGGGAAAACAACGACTGTCATCAACCTTGCAGGTATTTTATCGCTCCCCCAGGGAAAGCCAGACAATTCTCTTGGATTTGACAAGAAAGTTTTGGTTGTAGATTTTGACCCTAACCAGAAAGACTTGACAGATTTATTAGATGTTAAACTAGGTAAACTTAAACTCTCAGAATATCTCCAAGATCATAAAAACCATGACATCCAAGATGTTATTTCGAGATATACTTTGAAAACAAAAAGCGGAAAAGAATATGGGTTTGATGTAATCCCAGTAGATGAAGAGTTACATCAAGAGCAAACTCAATATACTAAATATTTAACCAAGAGCTTTTTGCGACGATCTTTAAATCCTTTGAAAAATAATTATGATTATATTTTGATCGACTCTCCTCCCGGTACAAATAGATTTACCGAAGAGGCGATCGCTGCTGCCGACGTTATCCTGATGCCATCTAAACACAATGGTATTGCTTCATTTAAAAATGCGGCTACTGCCATGAAAACAATTTTTCCTATGTTGGGAGAATCACGCAGGCAGTTTGACGTAGATGCTGAAAAATTTGGAATCGCGTCAGAATTATCAGACCCAGTTCCCCTACCAATTTTCTTTAATGGAGAAGCAATTACTCCAACTCAAAAAAGGCAAGCACAAGAGGCAATTACTAAAATCATTAAACAAGCTAAAAAAGAAGAGCAAATTGATTTGATGCGCTTCTTTTTTCCTAAATATCGCCCAGCTCACAAAAATCTCGAAATATTTGAGATGCCTAGCTATGCTCACATTGCATCCGCTGCATTTTCTAATCGTCCAGCAGTTTTTACAAGTAAAAAAGCACGGGAATATTATCGTGACTTAGTTCGGGAGTATTTTATTTAA